From one Brevundimonas sp. PAMC22021 genomic stretch:
- a CDS encoding glutathione S-transferase family protein, whose translation MPIKIYGDPGSGSLRRVTSAAAIMGVAVERVNIDLFAGESQTPEFLALNPHGLSPVMVDGDFVVYESSAINLYLAEKAGGELLGTSMRERYEVLQWMFWSGEQWRIFATLTFDERIGKRLMGELEDESIVRLAFAKIRAGAAVLDAHLADRRFVVGDRVTLADLDIAAPFSQSHRTKIPLGEFPNLVAWQQRLLETVPAWAQTKREVDARIDGALGAAGIQL comes from the coding sequence ATGCCGATCAAGATCTATGGCGACCCCGGTTCGGGAAGCCTTCGCCGCGTCACATCCGCAGCAGCGATCATGGGCGTCGCCGTCGAGCGCGTGAACATCGACCTCTTCGCGGGCGAGAGCCAGACACCCGAATTCCTGGCGCTGAACCCCCATGGCCTATCGCCTGTCATGGTGGACGGCGATTTCGTTGTTTACGAGTCCTCGGCGATCAACCTCTACCTCGCGGAGAAGGCGGGCGGCGAGCTGCTAGGGACCTCCATGCGCGAGCGGTATGAGGTGCTTCAATGGATGTTCTGGTCGGGCGAGCAGTGGCGGATATTCGCGACGCTCACGTTCGATGAACGTATTGGGAAGCGCCTCATGGGCGAGCTCGAAGATGAGAGCATCGTCCGATTGGCGTTTGCGAAGATCCGGGCGGGCGCGGCCGTGCTGGACGCGCATCTAGCTGATCGGCGCTTTGTTGTCGGTGATCGGGTGACCTTGGCGGACCTCGACATAGCAGCGCCCTTCTCCCAATCCCATCGGACGAAGATACCACTCGGTGAATTCCCGAACCTCGTGGCTTGGCAGCAGCGGTTGCTGGAGACGGTGCCTGCGTGGGCTCAAACTAAGCGTGAGGTCGATGCGCGGATCGATGGCGCGCTCGGAGCCGCCGGTATCCAACTTTGA
- a CDS encoding glutathione S-transferase family protein, with protein MYHELFWISGSPYAWRVQLALEYKGVPYASHRMELAKQEHSSPAFLELNPRGKVPVLKTGGAALYESVAIMAFLDRTYAAVPLFGQTPQEHGRIWQRVNEFENYTRDLLVKVVRPLLRGEATNDPQGMRAASVRAYDALGWIDEALSITPNLADDHITAADIVALPHIQMLCRVSARPEAIEMALGLEDLGARLPALGAWLSRIETIRGYEAAYPPHWRR; from the coding sequence ATGTATCACGAACTCTTCTGGATCAGCGGCAGCCCCTACGCTTGGCGGGTACAGTTGGCGCTCGAGTACAAGGGCGTGCCGTACGCCTCTCACCGTATGGAGCTGGCCAAGCAGGAGCATAGCTCGCCGGCATTCCTAGAGCTTAACCCGCGAGGCAAGGTGCCGGTGCTCAAGACAGGCGGCGCGGCGCTCTACGAGTCCGTGGCAATCATGGCCTTTTTGGATCGCACCTATGCTGCCGTGCCGCTGTTCGGCCAGACGCCGCAGGAGCACGGCCGCATCTGGCAGCGCGTGAACGAGTTCGAGAACTACACTCGCGATCTACTCGTGAAGGTCGTCCGCCCACTGTTGCGCGGCGAGGCGACGAACGATCCCCAGGGCATGCGGGCGGCCTCCGTTCGCGCATACGACGCGCTCGGTTGGATAGACGAGGCGCTGTCGATTACGCCCAATCTGGCGGATGACCACATCACGGCAGCCGACATCGTCGCCCTGCCGCATATCCAAATGCTGTGCCGGGTCTCAGCGCGCCCGGAGGCCATCGAGATGGCGCTCGGCCTCGAAGACCTCGGTGCGCGTCTACCAGCACTCGGCGCCTGGTTGTCGCGGATAGAAACGATTCGGGGCTACGAGGCTGCCTATCCACCTCACTGGCGGAGGTGA
- a CDS encoding SH3 domain-containing protein, with the protein MAKNNGSGCAAWLVIGFLIIAALSQCGKDDAATPTTALTNLSSQSVPERWLYVQPSSLNCRAGPTAGSASLRTLSAGESVGVVSTRGDWSQITGNVSCWAKTSYLASEKPVPAEATATLKPAKLAGSRPSVAAIKRRMIAASIESYPGNCPCPYNTARNGSRCGGRSAYNRGGGYAPLCYAGDISAADVEAWREQDE; encoded by the coding sequence ATGGCGAAGAACAACGGGTCAGGCTGTGCAGCCTGGCTGGTCATTGGTTTTCTGATCATCGCGGCGCTCAGCCAGTGCGGCAAGGATGATGCTGCGACGCCGACGACAGCTCTGACCAATCTGAGCAGTCAATCCGTGCCCGAACGTTGGCTCTACGTGCAGCCGAGCAGTCTCAACTGTAGGGCCGGCCCGACAGCGGGTAGCGCATCGCTCCGAACCCTCTCGGCTGGAGAAAGTGTGGGTGTCGTAAGCACTCGAGGCGACTGGTCGCAGATCACAGGTAACGTCTCGTGCTGGGCAAAGACCAGCTATCTCGCTTCCGAGAAGCCTGTCCCCGCCGAGGCCACCGCCACCCTCAAACCTGCCAAGTTAGCGGGTAGCCGGCCATCGGTCGCTGCCATCAAACGGCGTATGATCGCCGCATCGATAGAAAGCTATCCGGGGAACTGCCCATGCCCCTACAACACCGCTCGGAACGGCAGCCGATGTGGAGGCCGCAGTGCTTACAACCGCGGCGGGGGCTACGCGCCATTGTGCTACGCTGGCGACATATCGGCTGCAGATGTCGAAGCGTGGCGTGAGCAAGATGAGTGA
- a CDS encoding HEPN domain-containing protein codes for MRSDLDHLPERQQRELERIRDTLLAGFEAAKNGGSGGTSAWRRGGMVLKIILFGSYARTDWVDEPENGYLSDFDLLIVVNNEKLTNIADYWWNSEDQILRDPVVGRAVNLIVHDLHEVNDALRRGEYFWTDIVRDGIALYEIPGHPFAAPQPVTAEDAVATAERYYEHWTDRIDAALKVAAFCISEGEGRDAAFNLHQAVERAYACFLLVHTFYFPRSHNIKFLRSLAEDVSTRLVEAWPREQRFDRRRFELLKRAYVEARYSDQYDASADDLDWSMARARTLRDLVAALCQERIAELRSKAEIV; via the coding sequence ATGCGGTCAGACCTCGACCATCTCCCGGAGCGTCAGCAGCGCGAACTCGAGCGAATTCGCGACACTCTGCTCGCCGGCTTCGAAGCGGCAAAGAACGGGGGAAGCGGAGGCACCTCTGCCTGGCGACGCGGCGGCATGGTCCTGAAGATCATCCTCTTCGGCTCCTATGCCCGAACCGACTGGGTCGACGAGCCGGAGAACGGCTACCTCTCGGACTTCGACCTGCTGATCGTCGTCAACAACGAGAAGCTGACCAACATCGCCGACTACTGGTGGAACTCGGAGGATCAGATCCTTCGTGATCCCGTCGTCGGCCGCGCGGTCAACCTCATCGTCCACGACCTCCACGAGGTGAACGATGCGCTTCGGCGCGGCGAGTACTTCTGGACCGACATCGTCCGGGACGGCATCGCGCTCTACGAGATACCAGGTCACCCATTTGCCGCGCCGCAGCCGGTGACGGCGGAAGACGCTGTCGCCACTGCCGAGCGGTACTATGAGCATTGGACAGACAGGATCGATGCCGCGCTGAAAGTCGCCGCCTTTTGTATCTCTGAGGGTGAGGGAAGAGATGCCGCGTTCAACCTCCACCAAGCAGTCGAGCGGGCCTACGCCTGCTTCCTGCTGGTCCACACCTTCTATTTCCCGCGCTCTCACAACATCAAGTTCCTCCGGTCGCTGGCCGAGGATGTGAGCACGCGCTTGGTCGAAGCGTGGCCGCGCGAGCAGCGTTTCGACCGCCGCCGCTTCGAACTGCTGAAGCGCGCCTACGTCGAAGCCCGCTACAGCGATCAGTACGACGCCTCGGCCGATGACCTCGACTGGTCGATGGCGCGCGCCCGCACCCTGCGCGACCTTGTCGCCGCTCTCTGCCAAGAGCGCATCGCCGAGCTCAGATCCAAGGCTGAGATCGTCTGA
- a CDS encoding DUF3363 domain-containing protein produces the protein MTVRSDLDLRVAALSASADEGVQVRLAPSLKRDASVHTLLLQRLSSTMRFSYGAKAGALRTAAKRSGSAFRLDVRQRVIVKALVSRHVGKGMARGKALAAHVRYLGREGTGQEGEAGTFFDREVHAVDGAGRIGNWAEHRHHFRFIVSPEHGDRIADLRDYTRDVMRRVCADLGEPDLPWMAVCHYDTDQPHAHILMPGRRANGRDLVIPRHYVAYGFRARAQEAAQERLGDLSRIDAERRIWRETQRDGFTGVDRRLLAGMDAGGRVEDAVGGRSAWAALTRGRLAHLEALGLAERQGRHFKLAEDLEAQLRRLQMSKDVIRTLNQHRLESGRPVGVFREGRVTGRVTRAGFHDELGGSPFVMVRDAQGADHYVRLAVGTALPSVGAQATLGVDARGLAQVLPGAGRGAAGRSL, from the coding sequence ATGACTGTCCGCAGCGATCTTGATCTCCGCGTGGCCGCTCTGTCCGCATCGGCTGACGAGGGGGTCCAGGTCCGATTGGCCCCCAGCCTGAAGCGGGACGCCTCAGTCCACACTTTGCTCCTTCAGCGTCTCTCCTCAACCATGCGCTTCAGCTACGGGGCCAAGGCTGGCGCGCTCAGAACGGCGGCAAAGCGATCCGGGAGCGCTTTTCGCCTGGATGTGCGCCAGCGGGTGATCGTCAAGGCGCTGGTCTCGCGCCACGTTGGCAAGGGGATGGCGCGAGGCAAGGCCCTGGCCGCGCACGTCCGCTATCTCGGCCGTGAAGGCACTGGTCAGGAAGGTGAGGCGGGAACCTTCTTCGATCGGGAGGTCCATGCGGTGGATGGGGCCGGGCGGATCGGGAACTGGGCTGAGCACCGCCACCACTTCCGCTTCATCGTCTCGCCCGAGCACGGCGACCGCATCGCCGATCTGCGCGACTATACGCGCGACGTGATGCGCCGGGTCTGTGCCGATCTCGGCGAGCCGGACCTGCCGTGGATGGCGGTCTGCCACTACGACACCGACCAGCCGCACGCGCACATCCTGATGCCTGGGCGGCGGGCGAACGGCCGGGACCTGGTGATCCCCCGGCACTATGTCGCCTATGGCTTCCGGGCTCGGGCGCAGGAGGCGGCGCAGGAGCGACTGGGCGACCTGTCGCGGATAGACGCCGAGCGGCGCATCTGGCGCGAGACGCAGAGGGACGGCTTCACCGGCGTCGACAGACGGCTACTGGCCGGGATGGACGCCGGGGGCAGGGTGGAGGACGCGGTCGGCGGACGAAGCGCTTGGGCGGCCCTTACGCGCGGGCGCCTGGCGCATCTGGAGGCCCTCGGCCTGGCGGAGCGGCAGGGACGTCATTTCAAGCTGGCGGAGGACCTGGAGGCGCAATTGCGGCGGCTGCAGATGTCGAAGGATGTGATCCGGACGCTGAACCAGCACCGGCTGGAAAGCGGTCGACCCGTCGGAGTCTTCCGCGAGGGGAGGGTGACGGGTCGGGTGACCCGGGCGGGCTTCCACGACGAGCTGGGCGGGTCGCCGTTCGTGATGGTCAGGGATGCGCAGGGTGCGGACCACTATGTCCGCCTGGCGGTCGGGACGGCCTTGCCGTCGGTGGGTGCGCAGGCGACGCTGGGTGTGGACGCCCGAGGTCTGGCGCAGGTCCTCCCCGGAGCAGGAAGAGGCGCGGCTGGGCGCAGCCTCTGA